From one Lotus japonicus ecotype B-129 chromosome 3, LjGifu_v1.2 genomic stretch:
- the LOC130744732 gene encoding secreted RxLR effector protein 161-like: MQKIPYALAVGSLMYAQVCTRPDIAFIVGMLGRYLSNPGIDHWKAAKRVMKYLQRTKDYMLTYRRSDQLEIIGYSDSNFAGCQDSKRSTSSYIYMLAGGAVSWRSAKQTLIASSTMAAEFAACFEASNHGIWLRNLVTRLRIVEGIERSLKLYCDNKPTVLFSNNNRSSTKSKHIDIKFLVVKERVQSGQISIEHIGINSMLEDPLTKGLPPKVFHEHTAHMGVLQCEECLV; this comes from the coding sequence ATGCAAAAGATTCCTTATGCATTAGCTGTAGGGAGTCTTATGTATGCCCAAGTTTGTACGCGTCCAGATATAGCGTTCATAGTTGGGATGTTAGGCAGATATTTGAGCAATCCAGGAATAGATCATTGGAAAGCAGCCAAAAGGGTTATGAAGTATTTACAGAGAACAAAAGATTATATGCTCACATATAGGAGGTCAGACCAATTGGAGATCATTGGATATTCTGACTCTAATTTTGCTGGATGCCAAGATAGTAAGAGATCCACTTCAAGCTATATCTACATGTTGGCTGGTGGTGCAGTTTCTTGGCGTAGTGCCAAGCAAACTCTCATAGCTTCATCCACCATGGCAGCAGAATTTGCAGCATGTTTTGAGGCATCTAACCATGGGATTTGGCTGAGGAATCTTGTCACTAGGCTGCGAATTGTGGAAGGAATTGAAAGATCGCTTAAGTTATACTGTGACAATAAACCAACCGTCTTATTTTCCAACAATAATAGGAGCTCGACTAAGTCAAAACATATTGACATCAAGTTCCTAGTTGTTAAGGAAAGGGTACAAAGTGGACAGATTTCTATAGAACACATAGGGATAAACTCCATGTTAGAGGATCCTCTTACAAAAGGTCTTCCGCCCAAGGTCTTTCATGAGCACACTGCTCACATGGGTGTTTTGCAGTGTGAGGAATGCTTAGTTTAG